In Thalassotalea sp. Sam97, a single window of DNA contains:
- a CDS encoding complement resistance protein TraT has product MSIKRITSGIVMTVVLLLSGCAALHTSIDKNELDVQTHMSASIMLTPVSSEQRTVFLQLKNTSDKQFDYYGPVRDAIIKKGYRVVDDPELAHYWLQANILQVNRQDLRELEGHVNHAYNAAIEGAEFGSLFGDGDGETAAMIVGGLLGVVIDALVSDVVYVMITDLQVSEKVSSDVTIEESNQTQIQQGTSGDVEQSSVEISERRKYQTRVTSTANQVNLTFEEAQQQLLQGLVRSVSGIL; this is encoded by the coding sequence ATGTCAATAAAAAGAATCACTAGCGGCATAGTGATGACTGTCGTTTTACTGTTGTCTGGTTGTGCAGCTTTACACACCAGTATTGATAAAAATGAACTTGACGTACAGACACATATGTCGGCGAGCATCATGCTAACACCGGTGTCTTCAGAGCAACGAACTGTGTTTTTGCAGTTAAAAAATACCTCAGACAAGCAATTTGATTATTATGGTCCGGTGCGAGACGCCATCATCAAAAAAGGCTATAGGGTTGTTGATGATCCAGAGCTTGCTCATTACTGGTTACAGGCCAATATTTTACAGGTCAATCGTCAAGATTTACGCGAACTCGAAGGTCATGTAAATCATGCTTATAATGCCGCTATTGAAGGAGCAGAATTTGGCTCGCTATTTGGCGACGGTGATGGTGAAACGGCAGCGATGATAGTCGGTGGTCTGCTTGGTGTTGTCATCGATGCCTTAGTGAGTGATGTGGTTTATGTGATGATCACCGATCTGCAGGTCTCGGAAAAAGTATCGTCCGATGTGACCATCGAGGAGTCTAATCAAACGCAAATACAGCAAGGCACCTCGGGTGATGTTGAGCAAAGCAGCGTTGAAATTAGCGAACGTCGAAAATATCAAACGCGTGTCACCTCAACGGCGAATCAAGTGAATTTAACGTTCGAAGAAGCTCAGCAGCAGTTATTGCAAGGGTTAGTGCGCTCCGTATCAGGCATTCTATAG
- a CDS encoding complement resistance protein TraT, with protein MKNYKNILNLLVLFFVSVSLSGCGALHTSVKKRNLDVQTKMSSTVWLDPVSADKRTVFLQLRNTSDKPALTYESEVRNAIAAKGYQVIDDPELAHYWLQVNVLQVGRTDLRAGDSFGTFGSAVAGGAVGAQMGAGSGQVAAGVVGAGLGIIFDAMVDDNLFTMITDIQISEKVTNGVRVNQTETSVLLQGESGTKTQTSSEVVDRKKYQTRIVSIANKANLQFEEAEPALRQGLINSLSGML; from the coding sequence ATGAAGAACTATAAAAATATTTTAAACCTACTCGTTTTATTTTTTGTTTCGGTATCTCTTAGTGGTTGCGGAGCGTTGCACACATCTGTTAAAAAACGCAACCTCGATGTGCAAACCAAAATGTCCTCTACGGTTTGGTTAGATCCGGTATCGGCCGATAAACGCACGGTATTTTTACAGCTACGTAATACCTCTGATAAACCCGCTTTGACCTACGAAAGCGAAGTGCGCAACGCCATTGCCGCGAAAGGTTACCAAGTTATTGATGATCCAGAGCTGGCACACTACTGGTTACAAGTAAACGTACTACAGGTTGGCCGTACCGACCTACGTGCAGGTGACTCATTCGGTACCTTTGGTTCGGCAGTCGCTGGTGGCGCGGTCGGCGCACAAATGGGGGCAGGCTCAGGCCAAGTCGCCGCCGGTGTTGTAGGGGCAGGCTTAGGCATTATTTTTGATGCCATGGTTGATGATAATTTGTTTACCATGATAACCGATATTCAAATATCGGAAAAAGTCACTAATGGTGTTCGCGTCAATCAAACCGAAACCTCGGTATTGTTGCAAGGTGAGTCAGGCACTAAAACACAGACTAGCAGTGAAGTTGTCGATCGTAAAAAATACCAAACCCGCATTGTATCGATTGCCAACAAAGCCAATTTACAATTTGAAGAAGCGGAGCCCGCATTACGCCAAGGATTAATTAATTCCTTATCGGGTATGTTATAA